The following are encoded together in the Panicum virgatum strain AP13 chromosome 6K, P.virgatum_v5, whole genome shotgun sequence genome:
- the LOC120712556 gene encoding 12-oxophytodienoate reductase 7: MASADRSPPAADERSPCPRPSLFSPYQTPRFRLAHRVVLAPMTRCRAPRAVPGPALAEYYAQRSTEGGLLISEGTIISPAGPGFPRVPGIYNQEQIDAWKKVVDAVHAKGAIFICQLWHVGRASHQVYQPDGDAPISSTDKPISSRWRILMPDGSYGKYPTPRRLATSEIPEIVEQYRQAAVNAIKAGFDGIEIHGAHGYLIDQFLKDGINDRTDEYGGSLSNRCRFLLEVTRAVVSAIGADRVAVRVSPAIDHLDAYDSNPMQLGLAVVERLNALQQEAGRLAYLHVTQPRYTAYGQTESGQHGSAEEESRMMRALRGAYRGTFMCSGGYTRELGVEAVESGDADLVSFGRLFIANPDLVERFRRDAPLNKYVRKTFYTPDPVVGYTDYPFLGQPKARM, translated from the exons ATGGCCTCGGCGGatcgctccccgccggcggcggacgaGCGGAGTCCGTGCCCGCGCCCGTCCCTCTTCTCGCCGTACCAGACGCCCCGCTTCCGCCTCGCCCACCG GGTGGTGCTGGCGCCGATGACCAGGTGCAGGGCGCCCCGCGCGGTCCCGGGGCCCGCGCTCGCGGAGTACTACGCTCAGCGGTCCACGGAGGGCGGCCTGCTCATCTCAGAGGGCACCATCAtctcgccggccggccctgG CTTCCCTCGTGTCCCTGGGATATACAACCAAGAGCAGATTGATGCATGGAAAAAGGTAGTTGATGCTGTTCACGCCAAGGGAGCCATCTTTATCTGCCAACTGTGGCATGTAGGCAGGGCTTCTCATCAAG TATATCAGCCAGATGGCGATGCTCCAATATCCTCAACCGATAAGCCAATATCATCAAGGTGGAGGATACTGATGCCTGATGGCTCCTATGGCAAGTATCCAACGCCTCGGCGCCTTGCCACATCTGAGATACCTGAAATAGTTGAACAATACCGTCAGGCTGCGGTTAACGCCATCAAAGCAG GTTTCGATGGCATTGAGATCCACGGCGCCCATGGCTACCTAATCGATCAGTTCCTCAAGGACGGCATCAATGACCGGACCGACGAGTACGGTGGCTCGCTCTCCAACCGCTGCCGGTTCCTCCTGGAAGTGACCCGTGCCGTGGTCTCCGCCATCGGGGCAGACCGTGTCGCCGTCCGGGTGTCACCGGCCATCGACCACCTCGACGCCTACGATTCCAACCCCATGCAGCTCGGCCTGGCCGTGGTGGAGCGTCTCAACGCCCTGCAGCAGGAGGCCGGGCGGCTGGCCTACCTCCACGTGACGCAGCCGCGGTACACGGCGTACGGGCAGACGGAGTCGGGCCAGCACGGGAGCGCCGAGGAGGAGAGCCGGATGATGCGCGCTCTCCGCGGCGCATACCGGGGCACCTTCATGTGCAGCGGCGGGTACACGCGGGAGCTCGGGGTGGAGGCCGTGGAGTCCGGGGACGCCGACCTCGTGTCGTTTGGGCGGCTGTTCATCGCCAACCCGGACCTGGTAGAGCGGTTCCGGCGCGACGCGCCGCTGAACAAGTACGTGAGGAAGACGTTCTACACGCCGGACCCCGTCGTCGGGTACACGGACTACCCGTTCCTCGGCCAGCCTAAGGCGCGCATGTGA